In a single window of the Elaeis guineensis isolate ETL-2024a chromosome 4, EG11, whole genome shotgun sequence genome:
- the LOC105044256 gene encoding uncharacterized protein, producing MKTIPIQPFLLPLLLFISLSFLEAGAQSEAQALLKWKSCLFQPDALSSWSLAKSTTPCGWFGVDCSNSAGSIVQLSLPNANLNGTLHELNFASLPSLTKLNLTTNFLYGSIPSNISALSNLTSLDLSTNNFNASIPSEIGRLADLQQLDLSENSLSGPIPLEIGNMTALTDLDLSSNQLEGELSDTIAQLPNLEFISVSYNNLRGRIPPQLGNLSLLYQLNLSSNQLSGLIPSELGDASKLNYLDLSANKLTGPIPTKLGNLTDLYLLDLSRNDLSGEMPYQLGNLVDLQLLLDLSSNSLCGPIPQTIMGLASLRSLNLANNNFSGMIPTSIHSMIGLVYLNLANNKFSGMIPSSIGSLSSLQSLHLNNNSFIGEIPSSLKNCTQLVVLDLGGNKIHGNIPSWIGERLSSLMILRLSSNMLNGSIPPHLSHLSSLQLLDLAHNNISESIPQGLGNLTAMVDGTLEKEKKKKHDSHLVSHYFCRSSSSYRASPYSRGSSSSCRASPYSCRSSSSDSASLYHPLKYISYPSISGDSCGSISYPRASPYSRRSFYYSDSVSIIWKGREAVFQRTLSLMVGIDLSGNYLSHEIPTELTNLSGLLFLNLSSNLLYGSIPKLIGNLKNLEALDLSRNHLSSTIPQSISSLTFLDFLNLSNNHLSGRIPSGDQLQTLDDPSIYSGNDELCGFPLTKNCSSDQASVVQSSTHEDGDEKIWLYLSMGPGFVVGFWGFFGILFFKRSLRLAYFRYIDNIYDRFSRIRMRSI from the coding sequence ATGAAGACAATCCCAATCCAACCTTTTCTCCTCCCCCTCCTTTTATTCATCTCCCTCTCCTTTTTGGAAGCCGGAGCACAGAGCGAAGCACAAGCTCTTCTCAAATGGAAGTCCTGCTTGTTTCAACCAGATGCTCTGAGCTCATGGTCCCTTGCCAAATCTACCACCCCATGCGGATGGTTTGGTGTCGACTGCAGCAACTCCGCAGGCAGCATCGTGCAGCTGAGCTTACCCAATGCCAACCTCAACGGCACCCTCCATGAATTAAACTTTGCTTCTCTGCCCAGCCTCACCAAGCTCAACCTCACTACCAACTTCCTCTACGGCTCCATTCCTTCAAACATCTCTGCTCTTTCCAACCTTACCTCGTTAGATCTCAGCACCAACAACTTCAATGCATCCATTCCATCAGAGATTGGGAGGCTGGCTGACTTGCAGCAATTGGATCTATCGGAAAATTCACTTAGTGGTCCAATCCCTCTAGAGATTGGAAACATGACGGCACTGACTGACCTTGACCTCAGCTCCAACCAATTGGAGGGCGAGCTGTCAGACACTATTGCTCAGCTTCCAAATCTTGAGTTCATTTCGGTCTCGTACAACAACCTCAGAGGTCGCATCCCACCTCAACTGGGGAATTTGAGTCTCTTATACCAGCTCAATCTGAGTAGTAATCAGTTGTCAGGGTTGATTCCTTCAGAGTTAGGTGATGCTTCCAAGCTTAATTATCTTGATCTCTCAGCAAACAAACTCACCGGTCCAATACCAACCAAGCTTGGTAATCTGACAGACCTTTATTTGTTGGATTTAAGCAGAAATGACCTGTCTGGAGAGATGCCATATCAGCTTGGTAATTTGGTGGATCTTCAACTCCTGTTAGATTTGAGTAGCAATTCCCTCTGTGGACCAATTCCTCAGACAATAATGGGACTTGCATCCCTCCGTTCCTTGAATTTGGCAAACAACAATTTTTCTGGGATGATTCCGACATCAATACATTCTATGATTGGTCTGGTATATCTGAATTTGGCAAACAACAAATTTTCTGGGATGATTCCGAGCTCTATAGGTTCTTTGTCTTCGCTCCAATCACTGCACTTGAACAACAATAGTTTTATTGGAGAAATACCTTCCTCATTGAAGAATTGCACGCAGTTGGTCGTTTTAGACCTCGGGGGGAACAAAATTCATGGAAATATTCCAAGTTGGATAGGAGAGAGACTTTCATCATTGATGATCCTCCGTCTAAGTTCGAATATGTTAAATGGTAGCATTCCTCCCCATCTATCACATCTATCTTCGCTTCAGCTCTTAGACCTTGCACATAATAATATCTCAGAAAGTATCCCGCAGGGTTTGGGTAATCTTACCGCGATGGTAGATGGCActctagaaaaagaaaaaaaaaagaagcacgaTTCCCACCTTGTCTCCCATTACTTCTGTAGATCCAGTTCCTCCTACCGTGCCTCCCCTTACTCCCGTGGATCTAGTTCCTCCTGCCGTGCCTCCCCTTACTCCTGTAGATCCAGTTCCTCCGACAGTGCCTCCCTTTACCACCCCCTTAAATATATTTCCTACCCCAGTATCTCTGGTGACTCTTGTGGATCCATTTCCTACCCCCGTGCCTCCCCTTACTCCCGTAGATCATTTTACTACAGTGATAGCGTTTCCATAATTTGGAAAGGCAGAGAGGCTGTTTTTCAAAGAACGCTTTCACTAATGGTGGGAATCGACCTTTCAGGCAATTATCTCTCTCATGAGATCCCTACAGAGCTAACAAATCTTTCGGGCCTACTTTTTCTGAATCTCTCAAGCAATCTTTTGTATGGAAGTATTCCAAAGTTGATCGGTAACTTGAAAAATCTAGAAGCTCTTGACTTGTCCAGGAATCACTTATCAAGCACAATTCCTCAAAGCATCTCTTCTCTAACATTCTTGGATTTCTTGAACTTATCAAACAACCACTTGTCGGGACGGATACCATCCGGTGATCAACTACAAACACTTGATGATCCATCAATCTATAGTGGCAATGATGAACTTTGTGGATTTCCACTGACCAAAAACTGTTCGAGTGACCAAGCATCCGTTGTTCAATCGTCAACgcatgaagatggtgatgaaaAAATATGGCTGTATCTTAGCATGGGACCAGGATTTGTGGTGGGATTTTGGGGGTTCTTTGGTATTTTATTCTTTAAGAGATCCTTGAGGCTTGCCTATTTCCGATACATTGATAATATATATGATCGGTTCTCTAGGATACGAATGAGGAGCATCTAA